In Pyrus communis chromosome 8, drPyrComm1.1, whole genome shotgun sequence, one genomic interval encodes:
- the LOC137742696 gene encoding small ribosomal subunit protein uS10c-like, whose translation MAVSSMSTILIPSLPPSKSSASPTSKPQFSSFSLPSANSALKLRALRPSQSSTRVYAAPEVLESPETLVPPPETLEVGSSETPSTSSLSIGGDGDKASPKQKIRIKLRSYFVPLIEDSCKQIMDAARNTNAKTMGPVPLPTKKRIYCVLKSPHVHKDARFHFEIRTHQRLIDILYPTAQTIDSLMQLDLPAGVDVEVKL comes from the exons ATGGCAGTTTCTTCAATGTCTACAATCCTAATCCCTTCTCTTCCGCCCTCCAAATCTTCTGCATCTCCGACTTCCAAGCCACagttctcttctttctctttgccCTCGGCCAACAGTGCCTTAAAGCTCAGAGCTTTAAGACCCTCACAGTCATCCACTAGGGTTTATGCTGCTCCCGAAGTCCTCGAGTCCCCAGAAACCCTCGTCCCACCTCCAGAAACCCTTGAG GTTGGAAGTTCTGAGACCCCAAGCACTTCATCACTCAGTATTGGTGGAGATGGAGATAAG GCCTCACCCAAGCAGAAAATCAGAATTAAATTGAGGTCTTACTTTGTGCCTTTGATAGAAGATTCCTGCAAGCAGATCATGGATGCTGCAAGGAACACGAATGCAAAAACAATGGGCCCTGTACCCTTACCGACCAAAAAGCGAATCTACTGTGTTCTCAAGTCACCCCATGTCCACAAGGACGCCAGGTTTCATTTTGAGATTCGTACCCACCAACGCCTCATTGATATTCTTTACCCAACTGCACAAACAATAGATTCCTTGATGCAACTTGACCTTCCTGCTGGAGTTGATGTGGAGGTCAAATTGTGA
- the LOC137742929 gene encoding pectinesterase QRT1-like produces MELGVWSVFVVVFVLLFLGCIEVGFSQGEAYARNYISWDDLEVDDHKLGLNTREEHVNGSRIIVVDKNGGGNSLTVQGAVDMVPEQNTERVKIYILPGIYREKVLVPISKPYISFIGNQNQTSETVITWNNKASDKDGIGFELGTYRTASVAIEADYFCATGITFENSVVAVPGGYGMQAVALRVAGDKAMFYRVRVLGTQDTLLDDTGSHYFYRCHIQGSVDFIFGRSRSLYQDCVIQSTAQNSGAIAAHHRDSPNEDTGFSFVNCKIIGTGYIYLGRAWGNYSRTVYSYCHFDDIITPPGWSDWNHPSRQKTVDFGEYECRGRGAERRGRVQWLKSFSLEEIRPFLDTNFISGEQWLRL; encoded by the exons ATGGAATTGGGTGTCTGGagtgtttttgttgttgtttttgtgttgctGTTCTTGGGTTGCATTGAGGTCGGGTTCTCGCAAGGCGAAGCGTATGCAAGGAATTATATCAGCTGGGATGATTTGGAGGTGGATGACCATAAGTTGGGGCTGAACACAAGAGAAGAACACGTTAATGGAAGCCGGATCATTGTGGTCGACAAAAATGGAGGAGGAAATTCACTAACAGTTCAAGGAGCAGTTGATATGGTTCCGGAACAAAATACAGAAAGAGTCAAAATTTACATTCTTCCTGGAATTTACAG AGAGAAGGTACTTGTACCGATTTCGAAGCCATACATATCATTTATTGGCAATCAGAATCAAACTTCTGAAACTGTGATTACTTGGAACAACAAGGCATCCGATAAGGACGGCATTGGTTTCGAACTGGGAACTTACAGAACTGCTTCTGTAGCCATAGAGGCCGATTACTTTTGCGCAACTGGGATCACCTTCGAG AACTCAGTGGTTGCAGTGCCTGGAGGATATGGAATGCAAGCAGTGGCTCTTAGAGTTGCCGGTGACAAAGCCATGTTCTACAGAGTTCGGGTTTTGGGGACCCAGGACACACTCTTGGACGACACTGGATCTCACTACTTCTACCGATGTCACATTCAAGGAAGTGTGGACTTCATTTTTGGCAGATCAAGATCACTCTACCAG GACTGTGTCATTCAATCAACGGCTCAGAACTCGGGAGCAATAGCGGCTCATCACAGGGACTCGCCGAATGAAGACACAGGATTCTCTTTTGTAAACTGCAAAATCATCGGGACTGGTTACATCTACTTGGGAAGAGCTTGGGGAAATTACTCAAGAACGGTGTATTCCTACTGTCATTTCGATGATATAATAACTCCGCCGGGGTGGAGCGACTGGAACCACCCATCCAGGCAGAA GACTGTGGATTTCGGAGAATACGAATGCAGGGGCAGAGGAGCAGAAAGAAGAGGGAGGGTGCAATGGTTGAAGTCTTTCAGCTTGGAGGAGATAAGGCCTTTTCTGGATACAAATTTTATATCTGGAGAGCAGTGGCTTCGATTATAA